The following are encoded in a window of Brevibacillus ruminantium genomic DNA:
- a CDS encoding DUF4367 domain-containing protein gives MKQIQTVLLATATLLAGNTFTGDALALAQAAATQSTPESGDLIMDLTPAEATKQAGFSVKVPKYLPEGNYYPTLSYKRSASQVVISYHGNAGNPFFLRIHPGEAAKERGELKEVSFAKGKAYMGKQPDKYDKMNVFIWEEEKGLVYELASGLSADELKKIAESVDVWDPAVIEWPEVKGQAETTQELTREEAEQKFGSSFKVPTLLPLGATLSYGYTKGKESSSVDIFNETPGNAAAFLSIVISKESLEERKKSVMQPKTIKPVKIGTSEGISFHTPGSSYRNPDLTHFNGLLWEDKGITYMMTSDMTVEQMITVAEWFR, from the coding sequence ATGAAACAAATTCAAACGGTTCTGCTGGCGACAGCGACTCTGTTGGCGGGAAATACTTTTACAGGAGATGCCCTGGCTTTGGCCCAAGCTGCAGCCACTCAATCTACGCCGGAATCCGGCGATCTCATCATGGACTTGACCCCGGCCGAAGCAACCAAACAGGCAGGATTTTCTGTCAAAGTGCCAAAGTACCTGCCGGAGGGCAACTATTATCCGACACTGTCCTATAAGCGCTCAGCCAGCCAGGTAGTCATCTCTTACCACGGGAATGCGGGCAATCCGTTCTTCCTGCGAATCCATCCGGGAGAAGCCGCAAAGGAACGGGGAGAGTTGAAGGAGGTGTCTTTTGCCAAAGGCAAAGCGTACATGGGAAAACAGCCCGATAAATATGACAAAATGAACGTATTCATATGGGAAGAAGAAAAAGGGCTTGTTTACGAGCTTGCCAGCGGACTTTCTGCCGATGAACTAAAAAAAATCGCCGAGTCCGTCGATGTGTGGGACCCGGCTGTGATCGAATGGCCGGAAGTGAAGGGGCAGGCTGAGACTACCCAAGAGCTGACTCGGGAAGAAGCTGAGCAAAAATTCGGCTCCTCCTTCAAAGTCCCTACGCTTTTGCCTCTGGGCGCCACGCTGAGCTACGGATATACCAAGGGCAAAGAATCGTCGTCTGTTGATATATTCAATGAAACGCCAGGGAACGCGGCCGCATTCTTGAGCATCGTCATCAGCAAAGAAAGCCTGGAGGAGAGAAAGAAATCCGTGATGCAGCCTAAAACAATCAAACCGGTCAAAATAGGCACCAGCGAGGGCATCAGCTTCCACACCCCCGGGTCGAGCTACCGCAATCCGGATTTAACCCATTTTAACGGTCTTCTCTGGGAAGACAAAGGAATCACTTATATGATGACTTCTGACATGACGGTGGAACAGATGATCACCGTAGCCGAATGGTTTAGGTAA
- a CDS encoding DUF4179 domain-containing protein, with protein sequence MRCYEIRQKLERYVEKETSVSENIEIETHLLDCAACRVMRDKLAAEAIVLKQAVPYSPLTDDFTAGIMNQLEPYPATESPVEMETNSAPSRHACSRTPVQRSKRWARMTAASIAALFVAFSLGMFVSPTFAAYISTFVSRIGGELGLKKAAEQGFNTPVNMAATDQGVTLRVKEIIADPTRLVATYVLEDETGQILPDLFIPHYNGNNIYLTDKQGNILNSGPQIFRRGDQYADFLFSLNNPPNELVLHFDISHFGSNEPRKAVWKLDIPVNIQKSMAATKSVPVNAIYESPQGIVFTFDKVVYAPSATRIDLTTSFTPEKKKQLREMAAAPTGRTDADSIREFGTHRFFYHIVDQSGNVVAKSEYEPNEKQGRRISFTQSRDVRGIDPDIINWHGSYVPADQPEELTFVLDGVELLEPADFSISYSPDSLKQQPVSKTYGELEETFTITDMAKGMDPETQEPVWTIELKGLGKLDSFPYWNLYDKSGKRFDVQTDFGKTHMKNSPDGVVLVQTLIVKGMQQPPQKLTLALQTVKTRYMDLNWQVPIPPNP encoded by the coding sequence ATGAGGTGCTATGAGATCCGTCAAAAGCTGGAACGCTATGTGGAGAAAGAAACGAGCGTAAGTGAAAACATTGAGATTGAAACACACCTGCTGGACTGCGCCGCTTGCAGAGTCATGCGGGATAAGCTTGCGGCGGAAGCGATCGTCCTGAAACAGGCTGTGCCCTATTCTCCTTTAACAGATGATTTTACCGCCGGCATCATGAATCAATTGGAGCCTTACCCAGCCACAGAAAGCCCGGTCGAAATGGAAACCAATTCAGCGCCTTCGCGACACGCTTGCAGCAGGACTCCTGTACAAAGATCAAAGCGATGGGCTCGTATGACAGCAGCATCGATTGCCGCGCTGTTCGTGGCATTTTCGCTCGGCATGTTTGTCTCCCCTACCTTTGCCGCGTACATTTCAACGTTTGTCAGTAGAATCGGCGGAGAGCTGGGATTGAAAAAGGCAGCAGAGCAAGGCTTCAACACCCCGGTAAATATGGCAGCAACTGATCAGGGGGTGACTTTGCGCGTCAAGGAGATCATCGCAGATCCCACGCGGCTCGTCGCCACGTATGTCCTGGAGGATGAAACCGGACAGATTCTGCCTGACCTGTTTATCCCTCATTACAACGGTAACAATATTTACCTCACCGACAAGCAAGGGAACATCCTAAATAGCGGGCCACAAATCTTCAGACGCGGCGATCAATATGCGGATTTTCTGTTTTCATTGAACAACCCGCCAAATGAGCTAGTCCTGCATTTTGACATCAGTCATTTCGGAAGCAATGAACCGCGAAAAGCAGTATGGAAGCTGGATATACCCGTTAATATCCAAAAAAGCATGGCGGCGACGAAAAGTGTCCCGGTCAACGCGATCTATGAGTCTCCACAGGGTATTGTCTTTACCTTCGACAAGGTAGTCTACGCTCCCAGTGCCACCCGGATTGACCTGACGACCAGCTTTACGCCGGAGAAGAAGAAGCAACTGAGAGAAATGGCTGCGGCGCCGACTGGAAGAACGGACGCTGACAGCATACGGGAGTTCGGCACTCACCGCTTCTTTTACCATATCGTCGATCAAAGCGGAAACGTCGTCGCCAAGTCCGAATATGAGCCAAACGAAAAACAAGGCCGACGGATCTCCTTTACCCAGTCCCGCGATGTCCGGGGAATCGATCCTGACATAATAAATTGGCATGGCTCGTATGTGCCTGCTGATCAGCCGGAAGAACTGACATTCGTTCTGGATGGAGTGGAATTGCTCGAGCCAGCAGATTTTTCCATCTCCTACTCTCCTGATAGCCTCAAGCAGCAGCCTGTCTCAAAAACATACGGAGAGCTGGAAGAGACTTTCACGATCACCGACATGGCCAAAGGCATGGACCCAGAAACGCAGGAGCCCGTCTGGACGATCGAGCTGAAGGGCTTGGGTAAACTGGACAGCTTCCCCTACTGGAATCTGTATGACAAGAGCGGCAAGCGCTTCGACGTCCAGACCGATTTTGGCAAAACGCACATGAAGAATTCACCCGATGGGGTCGTGTTGGTCCAAACCCTCATTGTCAAAGGAATGCAGCAGCCTCCGCAAAAGCTTACGCTCGCTTTGCAAACCGTCAAAACGAGGTACATGGATTTGAACTGGCAAGTGCCGATCCCGCCTAATCCGTGA
- a CDS encoding pyridoxal phosphate-dependent aminotransferase encodes MRIQPSAMIDRLPTQFFATLVAKTNKAIAAGHDIINLGQGNPDLPTPAHIVEELGVQAARPVHHKYPPFSGRLELKQAVAHWYREEFGVELDPEEEVAILFGSKTGLVEICQVLLNPGDVALVPDPGYPDYWSGVAVADGRMVMMPLRAENAFLPDYGKLPAEDLEKAKLMFLNYPNNPTAVNAPVEFFEETIRFARKHEIVVCHDFAYGAISFDGKKPVSFMQVPGAKEVGVEFYTLSKTYNMAGWRVGAMVGNKELVRLINLIQDHYFVSMFGAVQMAAAKAMTDSQQCVRDLVNVYQSRRDVLFSQLHRIGWQAKPSEGSFFSWLPVPKGFTSVEFSDLLLEKAHVVVAPGVGFGPTGEGYVRAALLSNEERLAEAVRRIEKLGLFVR; translated from the coding sequence ATGCGCATTCAACCCTCTGCTATGATTGACCGGCTGCCGACGCAGTTTTTTGCGACGCTCGTAGCCAAAACAAACAAGGCCATTGCGGCTGGACATGACATCATCAATCTCGGGCAAGGAAATCCCGATCTGCCGACACCTGCGCATATTGTGGAAGAGCTGGGCGTGCAGGCAGCTCGTCCCGTCCATCATAAATACCCGCCATTTAGCGGCAGGCTTGAATTGAAGCAGGCTGTCGCTCACTGGTACCGCGAAGAATTCGGCGTGGAGCTGGACCCGGAGGAAGAGGTAGCGATCCTGTTCGGCAGCAAGACCGGTTTGGTGGAGATTTGCCAGGTGCTGCTCAACCCGGGAGATGTCGCCCTGGTCCCCGATCCGGGCTACCCGGATTACTGGTCTGGCGTTGCCGTAGCAGACGGCCGCATGGTGATGATGCCGCTTCGGGCAGAGAACGCGTTTCTCCCCGATTACGGCAAGCTCCCAGCCGAAGACCTGGAAAAAGCCAAGCTGATGTTTCTGAACTACCCGAACAACCCCACAGCGGTGAATGCGCCTGTGGAATTTTTCGAAGAGACAATCCGTTTCGCGCGCAAGCATGAGATCGTCGTCTGCCATGACTTTGCGTACGGTGCGATCAGCTTTGACGGCAAAAAGCCGGTCAGCTTCATGCAAGTACCGGGTGCCAAAGAGGTGGGGGTTGAGTTTTACACCTTGTCCAAGACTTACAACATGGCAGGCTGGCGCGTCGGGGCGATGGTCGGAAACAAAGAGCTGGTGCGTCTGATTAATTTGATTCAGGACCATTACTTCGTCAGTATGTTCGGTGCGGTCCAGATGGCAGCGGCCAAGGCGATGACGGACTCCCAGCAGTGCGTACGCGATCTGGTCAACGTTTACCAAAGCCGCCGCGACGTCCTGTTTTCCCAGTTACACCGGATCGGCTGGCAGGCCAAGCCTTCAGAGGGGTCGTTTTTTAGCTGGCTGCCCGTCCCAAAAGGGTTTACATCGGTAGAGTTCTCCGATTTGCTCCTGGAAAAAGCTCACGTGGTCGTCGCGCCCGGCGTCGGCTTTGGACCGACGGGCGAGGGGTATGTGCGGGCAGCACTTCTGTCTAATGAAGAACGGCTGGCAGAGGCAGTGCGGCGGATTGAGAAGCTGGGGCTGTTTGTTCGCTAG
- a CDS encoding RNA polymerase sigma factor, producing the protein MEEDKEWVRQVLSGEKQAYAHLINKYRNKVFSLLYRMTGNPHDAQDLAQECFIRAYRYLHSYDENRKFSSWLYRIAVNVYVDTQRSLQKKQVSLVEIEENTLSDGNSPETMYLQEEHASELHELIGQLPEKYRVVLLLRYVDELSYQEISDILEIPLHQVQIRLHRAKQRLRNYFQSAEKGGGLHEVL; encoded by the coding sequence ATGGAGGAAGACAAAGAGTGGGTCAGACAAGTCTTGTCCGGCGAGAAGCAGGCGTACGCCCACCTGATCAATAAATACAGGAACAAGGTCTTTTCCCTGCTGTATCGGATGACCGGCAATCCGCACGATGCCCAGGATCTGGCGCAGGAATGCTTCATCCGCGCTTACCGGTATTTGCACAGCTATGATGAGAACCGGAAATTTTCCTCCTGGCTGTACCGGATTGCCGTCAATGTCTATGTCGACACGCAGCGTTCGCTGCAAAAGAAGCAAGTCTCTCTCGTAGAAATCGAGGAGAATACGCTCTCGGACGGGAATAGTCCGGAAACGATGTATCTGCAGGAAGAACACGCCTCGGAATTGCATGAACTGATTGGCCAACTGCCGGAAAAGTACCGGGTTGTCCTACTGCTGCGCTACGTAGACGAGCTTAGCTATCAGGAGATCAGCGACATCCTGGAGATCCCCCTGCACCAAGTGCAAATCAGGCTGCACAGAGCCAAGCAGCGGTTGCGAAATTACTTCCAATCGGCAGAGAAAGGAGGCGGCTTGCATGAGGTGCTATGA